In Candidatus Bipolaricaulota bacterium, the sequence GATCGAGGAGAAGGGGCTGATGCCCTACCTTGAGCAGAACTACCTCGACAAGCACGCAGCGGTGAACCGGACCGCGGCCGCCCTCACCGAGAAGGGGCTTTCGTTCATCGCGGCGGGGAACCTCCACCGCTAGCTCAGATAGCCGAGCCCCCGCAGCCGCCGCTTCAGCTCCTCTTCGTCGGCGGCTGATGCCTCCACAGTCGCCGCGCCGCCGGGGAGGTCGAGATCAGAGAACCGGGGAGGATGGGCAGTCACGTATCCCTGCAAGTAGGCGTCGTCCCAGAGGCGTCCGTCCATGTAGCGCGGGATCTCGCAGCCGAGGAGGTAGAGGAGGTTGGGAGCGAGGTCGATCAACTGGGCTCCCTCGATTCTCGTCCCCGCTTGGAACGGCTTCCCTATCCCGATCATGATCCCGTCCATGCGGTGGTTGGCGCGGAGGAGGGGGCGGTCGAACAGGCGGTTCGAGTAGAACCCGGACGCCCCGGTGGCGATCGTGCGCAGGTCCTTGGGGATGAACATGATGTCCGGCGCCTCCTCCAAATGGGGACCGGAGTAGACCTCCTCCCGACGGTACGCCTCCCCGAGGAGCGGCTCGCCGGTATCCGGGTTTACTACGGAGTTCAACCGTTCGATCAGCTCATCCACGAGGGAGTCCCGCTCCGCCTCGGGGACGATCCCGTGCGGTTCACGCCCGCGCAGGTTGACGATCACGTGTCCGATATCGGCGCGGGAGTAGGCGCGCGTCCTGCCCCAGTCGATGTCGGAAAACGAGAGGAACAGCGCCCCGATCGCGCGGGCGATCACGCTGTCCCCGACGGCATCGACGAACGAGTTCGCCAGCCCAAGCCGGTAGGCGAACGGATAAAGCGCCAGTCCAAGCGACATCAGTCGCCGCTGGGTGAACCCGGCGCGGAACATCGCGCGCTTAAGCCTCCCTCCGAGCCCGCCCCGCAGCTGGAGGTAGCCCTCCTGCCACAGCCAGGTGTTGACCGAGAACGTGTACTCTTCCGGCCCCATCCCATGGTCAGAGATGAACACGACCGTCGCCCCCATCCCACGCGCCGTCTCCACCAGCTCCCCCACCAGCCGGTCGACCTCGCGGAATACGGTGAGAACCGGGTCGACCCCGTTCCGCACCATGCCCCACAGGTCGTGCTGCGCCTTGTCCGTTGTCTGGAGGTGGAGCACGAACAGGTCCCAATCGTGATTGGTCATGAAATAGCGGGCGGCGGCGGCCCTGCCGCGCGCGCTCGTGAGCAGCTCCTCCACCTTGGCGCGGACGGTGAACCGATGGGCGCACTCCGGGAAGAACCGGTACCCGGGCGCGGCACGGCGCAGCTCGGCGTACGCGGCCTTGGGGTAAGTGGGGGCCGGGTCGGACCGCGGGGTGAGCATCCCCGGCACGATCACCCCGTTCACGACGCGGGGCGGATAGGTGACCGGAATCCCGATGCTGATCACCTTGCGCCCCTGGGCGCTCGCGAGCTCCCACACCGTGGGGACAGCGATGTCACGGGAGTCGACCACCCGAAATCCGTACCCACCGGGCTTTTGCTTCGTCCATCCGAATATCCCGTGCTTCCCCGGATTGACCCCGGTCTGGAAGCTCGACCACGCCGGCCCGGTCAGGGGCGGAATGACGCTGCGCAGCTCCCCGATCGTCCCAGCCTGCACGTACTCCCGCAGGTGGGGGAGCTCCCCTGCGGCGATCCACGGGTCGATCACCGGGAATCCGACCCCGTCCAGTCCGACCACGAACACCTTGTTCATCCCAGCACCTCTTCGTACACCTCGACCAGTCGCTTCCCCACCGCCGCCAGGGAATGTTCCGCCACGAACGGGTAATCCGCAACCGTTCCCTCTTCGAGCGCGGCCCTGATTGCGGCCGTGAACTCGGGCACGTCCCGACCGCGCTGGATCCCTTCCCAACCGCGGTACACGGGAAGGTCACGCACGACGAGCGGCATCCCCACCGCGGCCGCCTCGAGGACGGCGAGGCCAAGGGATTCCCCATGCGAGGGGTGGAAATAGACGTCGCTCCCGTTGTACGCTGCCTCGGGTTCCGGGATGTAGCCGAGGAACCGGACGTTCCTCGGCCTCCGCCGGAGCGCGGCATCAAACCGCGGGCTGAAGTAGAAAAACCGGCTCGGTCGCGGACCAGCCCACAGGAATTGATACTCCGGGAGTGCCTGCGC encodes:
- a CDS encoding alkaline phosphatase family protein; protein product: MNKVFVVGLDGVGFPVIDPWIAAGELPHLREYVQAGTIGELRSVIPPLTGPAWSSFQTGVNPGKHGIFGWTKQKPGGYGFRVVDSRDIAVPTVWELASAQGRKVISIGIPVTYPPRVVNGVIVPGMLTPRSDPAPTYPKAAYAELRRAAPGYRFFPECAHRFTVRAKVEELLTSARGRAAAARYFMTNHDWDLFVLHLQTTDKAQHDLWGMVRNGVDPVLTVFREVDRLVGELVETARGMGATVVFISDHGMGPEEYTFSVNTWLWQEGYLQLRGGLGGRLKRAMFRAGFTQRRLMSLGLALYPFAYRLGLANSFVDAVGDSVIARAIGALFLSFSDIDWGRTRAYSRADIGHVIVNLRGREPHGIVPEAERDSLVDELIERLNSVVNPDTGEPLLGEAYRREEVYSGPHLEEAPDIMFIPKDLRTIATGASGFYSNRLFDRPLLRANHRMDGIMIGIGKPFQAGTRIEGAQLIDLAPNLLYLLGCEIPRYMDGRLWDDAYLQGYVTAHPPRFSDLDLPGGAATVEASAADEEELKRRLRGLGYLS